In Nocardioides dokdonensis FR1436, the following are encoded in one genomic region:
- a CDS encoding DNA-formamidopyrimidine glycosylase family protein has protein sequence MPEGDSVHKLARRLDRSLLGRTVARSDLRVPSLATRDLAGREVLEHATHGKHLLTRFSGGVTLHSHLLMDGEWSVTRPGRRLPSRLLPDVRVALETTAGTTAWGLRLHQLDLVATAEESRLVGHLGPDPLHDDFDAAEAVRRLRAAPEVPLVGALLDQTRMAGLGNLWANELAFIIGRSPWTPVGEVDVERLVTLAARALRHSALVPGAYQVTTGTGRRGESHWVAGRQRRPCLRCGRVVQMVDEVPNDPANRRTWWCPHCQPGPLRPQR, from the coding sequence GTGCCCGAGGGCGACAGCGTCCACAAGCTGGCGAGACGCCTGGACCGCAGCCTGCTCGGTCGCACCGTCGCGCGCTCGGACCTGCGCGTGCCGAGCCTGGCCACCCGTGACCTCGCCGGGCGCGAGGTGCTCGAGCACGCCACGCACGGCAAGCACCTGCTCACCCGCTTCTCCGGCGGGGTCACCCTGCACAGCCACCTGCTGATGGACGGCGAGTGGTCGGTGACCCGGCCGGGCCGGAGGCTGCCGTCGCGCCTGCTGCCGGACGTGCGGGTCGCGCTCGAGACGACGGCGGGCACCACCGCGTGGGGGCTGCGGCTGCACCAGCTCGACCTGGTCGCCACCGCCGAGGAGTCGCGGCTCGTCGGTCACCTCGGCCCGGACCCGCTGCACGACGACTTCGACGCCGCCGAGGCCGTACGCCGCCTGCGCGCGGCGCCCGAGGTCCCCCTGGTCGGCGCGTTGCTCGACCAGACCCGGATGGCCGGACTGGGCAACCTGTGGGCCAACGAGCTCGCGTTCATCATCGGTCGCAGCCCGTGGACCCCGGTCGGCGAGGTCGACGTCGAGCGACTGGTGACGCTGGCCGCCCGGGCCCTGCGGCACTCCGCCCTGGTGCCGGGCGCCTACCAGGTCACCACCGGCACCGGCCGCCGCGGGGAGAGCCACTGGGTCGCGGGGCGCCAGCGCCGTCCGTGCCTGCGCTGCGGGCGCGTGGTGCAGATGGTCGACGAGGTGCCGAACGACCCGGCGAACCGGCGCACCTGGTGGTGCCCGCACTGCCAGCCCGGCCCCCTGCGTCCGCAGCGGTGA